gatcgtacggcagaagcttctactatcatgtcagagatatgcttgggTCATTGAAGTATGGTGTTAGAGAcgctttcctgacatgtcttttcagggtcagctttgagaagcgtgcgcgcctcgaggagcgtgcacatGAGCCttcggagccctatataaaggaccccaagtttcaacggaggtatgcacaTTTTTACTGTAGCTACTGTTACTCTGCTTCTCTGCTTCCTCGCTTATACAccgccggagactgacttgagtatcggaggacCATCTCTGGGGAATCCCTCCCTGACTTGGCACTGACGTTGCTGTGGTTGCAGGTCTCTCTGACTCGGAGCCCACCGACAATCAACAGGAGCGCTACGCCCCCCAGCATCCATAGCCTCGACTCTCGGACGGGATCAATATAATTCTTATCTTTTCTTCATATTTCACCatttatataattaatattttttaaaaatattaattaaaaaatattttaatattatatatatttcttatcTCATATTGGTCTgttctttttttttaacaaatataaaaattaaaaattaatataaaaataaaaaaaaagatggtGTGTCATGATACAAACTATATTACAAATAATTATATTGATTACCAACCCATAATTCTCTATTCATACAAATGTGGCCTATGCCATATATATAAATTCTCAATGAATCCGTCCAATAACCCATTGGATTCCATCTCGAACTCATATGGCATAAAAAGTGATTCACTCGTCCTCAACACCTCCTCTAATTCGTCCCTAAATCAATACGGAAAAGATAAATCATGAGTGACTATTAGCCATTAAAACAGACAACAAGGCATGGGACAACAGTTTCAAAATGTCCAATAGCTAGTATCTATTATTAATATGACTCAAATTAAAACAcgattaataaaaatataaaataattattttttttatcaagttttaattttgttttaactaGTCCAAAATATATGAATTTCAACATGAGCTAACCGTTCACATGGACGGTCGGCCCCGCAAATAGTTGACTAATATGACATATTCAATAGAGCTATTGGTATTAAGATGATTAATCAAGCTGGGTAACATTGAGTCTGGATGATTGATTCGGTCCCATAAAATTTTTTCACCTGTCGTAAGAATGAATAAATAAGGAGAGTAATTGGTATTAAGAGCTGTACAAAGAAGGCATTGATTGGGAGCACAGATTCTCTAGTCCACTTTTTTACACcgttgatttggatggaccccacTTATTTAAAGGTGAGGTTCATCTAAATCAAGGGTTCCCATGCAGTGGACCATCTcctggtccgcaatttgcggaccagaaGATCCCAACTAATTGATTGGAGATGCTGACATCATCTATTGGACTCTTATAACATGCTCTAACTTATACTTTAAATTTATCTAATCGATTTaggtatgaaaaaaatatattggcTCAACATTTTTTTTTCGGATATCtatataatcaagagaaatagacgaacacataggaattaatttcatctcattccgaactctctaggtccattaaccGGCTtcggataatttttatttttaattttatttttttaaaaaatagcacATTTGCATTGGATCCTTGCTTTAGATTCGTTGCAAATGGGCTACTTTTAAATATAAACTCAAAAATTCTCCAAAGTCAATTAATTGACCTAAAGAGTTCGGAATGAGTTGTATAGATATCCTCAAAAAAAATATgacctaatatatttttttcagtgATTTTTTCAATACtaagaaaaataatattcatatttaaaaaaatcacgaatcaaaatatattgagtcaaattgatgtttgaacgGATAGATATAATAAGGAGAAATATATAAACATATAGGAATTGGTTTAACCTCATTCCAAGCTCTCTCGATCAATTAACCGACTTCAagctatttttcttaaaattaaaactttgcaATGAATCTATTTATTCGTTGCAAATTCATGATGAATCCCTGTTTCATCGTAACTTCTTAATAATAATTCATGTAATAATATTTGCCACGAATGCAATATTGTTGTAAAATCTACGATAAATTCtagattcgttgcaaaatttacgACGAATTTTAGATTCATTGCAAAATCTGCGACGAATTACGTGTTTATTGCAAAATCGATGAAAAAATTACAACGAATGATTTATTCATCCCTGATTTTGcaacaaatatttattttgaattgcAACAAATTTAGTAATGAAATATTTTCCATTGTTGATAAgcactagttttttttttttttttttttgaaaaacgaAACGTAATCGTAACAATTGTGAATTGGGGGATTTATGGTTACGTTGAGAATAAGACTTGTCAAACTGAGTCAAAAACAACTTCATTACATGCATATGCATgcatatatataaaaacaaataTTATTCGACCAATTAAAACAGCGTGCAATAGAGCTCACAGCGGTTCCAAAGgacaatgatatatatatattcaatcatAAAAAGTAGgacaatgatatatatatatatatatatatatatatatatatatattcaatcatAAAAAGTTGAAGCTCACGTAGTCTAAAGAAAGCAAAACAATAATTTTCCTTAAAATATGTACAAGAAATAACGGGCAGGAGAtttatctgattttttttttctaccaCAAGTAGGATTGAGAAAGAACTCGTGGAAACGAGGCTATTCGAGTAATCTTCATAAATTCCAAGAATGATTGTTCGGCCTCTGGTGTTGAATAAAATTCATCGTAGGATCCAGCACCAGCTTGTGCATCGTCAGCACTACCATCCTGATCATTCAGTTGGGCATTTACCGTCATACCGACCACTGTATCTTGCTGGAGCAAGCAGCAACGGGTATTGACCTTCGGGATGTTGGATTGTTCATCAGAAACAGCAGAAGGAGGCTGGAAATCAAAGTCAAGGAGTTGTGATATAATGTCCTCTTTGTCGAATAGAGCGTCGCAAGACAATGATGTGTTTCCTGAAGCCAGCTCCTCAACTTTAGACGTAGATAAAGTTTAGTCCCAACAGTTTCTGGATAGATGAATTATTGAAAGGTGATACAGTTGGAGCTAATATTATTACCTGAGCATGGTGAAGGAGTGCATTGTGAATCAAAAGCAGGTGTCCTCCAGAAAGAATCTTGTGTTTCCGTCTTATTGGAGATTGATGATGTTGCACAAGGGGGACCAGGTTCGTAAAAGCCAGAGAAAGTGGTTTTAGAATCATCCTTAATGACATAATTGATATGACTTTTAAAATCACTTTTACCTTCCAAAACTGAGTACTGAGGATCAAAGTAAGGCGATGCTAATAAAATATCCGAGTACTGAGGAACAAAGTAAGgcgattctaatataatatcaggttGTTGACTAAATAGCGGATCAAAGTAAGGCGATTCTAATACAATATCAGGTTGCTGACTGAGTAGTGGATCAAAGTAAGGCGATTCTAATATAATATTAGGTTGCTGACTAAGTAGCGGATCAAAATAAGgcgattctaatataatatcaggttGCTGATTAAGTAGCGGATCAAAGTAAGGtgattctaatataatatcaggttGTTGATTAAGTAGCGGATCAAAGTAAGGTGATTCTAATATAAGATCAGGTTGCTGACTAAGTAGCTTCAAATGAGGATCACAGTTGATAAGTTTCTCAAAATTCTTTCTCAACGAGGTCTGGGGACATTGAAGTATATGCCTCCTGCAACATACATTTGGTGAAAGTTACAATATAGACACAACCGAAtatgtaaaattttgatttatctatgtTTCAAACAATTTGAGATAGACAACAAATATATATATCTTCTGGCAAAATTTGTTATATCACATCAAGCTTAGTTTAAATAGGTCAAGGTAACATGCAGTCAGGTTATCACAAAGGATATGCTTTACATTGTAGATCATCatataaaacttaatattaataatattcatAAAAAGGTGTAGTTTaactaatttaatcaaatttaaacaaTTGACAAGAAGGAAGCAACTACAATATTCAAAAGGCAAAGGCTTACAATAGACTCCAAAAAAATATATACTGAAAATAAAATCTGATTATTTTTTATTGAAATACCAATAACAAGAACCACAGATTAAATGATAATATCACTCCGAAAGCTTAGATTTTGTGTCAGCTTGCAACAAAAGAGGTGAATTTCATAAGATGCGGGAAAATATAATTTACATCTACCTGTGTATATGTGCTTGGCCATTGGTAAAATCCTGAGTTGCTTGCCACTGTATATGCTTCCTTGGTTGAGGATCAATCTCTCGGAAGAAAAGAGGTGGTCTTGCCAACTAATAAACAATTGCCAACATGTTACCAGTAAGAAATGACCAATATATACCAACACaaattgagaaaaaataaatcTTACCACAATATCCAAAGCCCCATGGCCACCGTCAAAAAATACTGCCTTAATTGCAGTAATGTCGGACCAATGAAACTCAATCTTGCTCTTCACGCCACCTTCGAGAAATTCCCATAGAAGTTTACGTTTGGCGAAGTAACATTTTGCCATTAAATCTCCTTCATATCTAGTCACAAACTGTTTGCCAATAGAACATAGTGAACTTCTCCACAAAGTTAACCAATTTGGTAAAGGATTACTTGACAAAAACATATGAGAATTAGAATGCACTAGATCACCCATAAAGAATTCATGAAATGCACCTTCAAGGAAAAAAAGACAATGACTCTAAATAAACTATGTTCCAATGGCAGATCCCTAGTTGATAATTGTAAGTGAAACTCAGAAATAAAGGCAAGTAAAATTGCTCATCATTTTTCTTTTTGGTGGACCGTATCACAGAAAGTTACAAACACAAATAGAAGGAAAAGGATGAGCAGAAAAATTCTGCTCAAAACAGAAAGATTGAATAGATTGCATATACAAGAATATAATACCAGAATAATGCATAGACAAAAACTTCCACAAGAACATACAAATAATAACACGAAAGAGAGACGTATCATTTACGTAAACCATCAAATTTTTCCTTATAAAATCCTCACCTCCCATGTCCCAATCCTCAATAATGACGCATGAAAATGCGAAGCTTTGATCTTGCTCAATGAGCTCGAAGAAGCTGAGTTTGATTTTACACCAACTTTCGAGCCCTTCGAGCTAGTGACGCATAAATTTTTACCTGCCTTTGACTGAGAAAGCATCATATGAATCGACGGA
This genomic stretch from Zingiber officinale cultivar Zhangliang chromosome 7A, Zo_v1.1, whole genome shotgun sequence harbors:
- the LOC121999814 gene encoding uncharacterized protein LOC121999814, with protein sequence MYNNLLGEPEQLGLRLRKSPSIHMMLSQSKAGKNLCVTSSKGSKVGVKSNSASSSSLSKIKASHFHASLLRIGTWEFVTRYEGDLMAKCYFAKRKLLWEFLEGGVKSKIEFHWSDITAIKAVFFDGGHGALDIVLARPPLFFREIDPQPRKHIQWQATQDFTNGQAHIHRRHILQCPQTSLRKNFEKLINCDPHLKLLSQQPDLILESPYFDPQYSVLEGKSDFKSHINYVIKDDSKTTFSGFYEPGPPCATSSISNKTETQDSFWRTPAFDSQCTPSPCSVEELASGNTSLSCDALFDKEDIISQLLDFDFQPPSAVSDEQSNIPKVNTRCCLLQQDTVVGMTVNAQLNDQDGSADDAQAGAGSYDEFYSTPEAEQSFLEFMKITRIASFPRVLSQSYLW